One window from the genome of Micromonospora aurantiaca ATCC 27029 encodes:
- a CDS encoding aldo/keto reductase, with product MRYRTIGTDPATRREVSVLSLGAMLFGTATDEATSFAILDRYVEAGGTFIDTSDNYAFWHNGGQGGESEELLGRWRRSRGIGGEVVIATKLGARPLAPGTSYVDNPEGLSAKVIRESAERSRERLGVERIDLLYAHIEDRTIPMRETVEGFAELVAEGTVGLLGASNHRAWRVERARALAAAAGLPGYEVLQYHRSYLPRRLDVPSELDPDGDVGWVGPDLLSYLRTEPQLTLVAYSPLLKGAYVRPERLGEEYVVPATPARLAALRAVAAETGATVNQVVLAWLTGGDIPSIPLVGLSSVAQLEESLAAVDLELTAEQRTRLDSVR from the coding sequence ATGCGCTACCGCACCATCGGCACGGACCCGGCCACGCGTCGCGAGGTCAGTGTGCTGAGCCTCGGCGCGATGCTGTTCGGCACCGCCACCGACGAGGCCACCTCGTTCGCCATCCTCGACCGGTACGTCGAGGCGGGCGGCACCTTCATCGACACCTCGGACAACTACGCCTTCTGGCACAACGGGGGCCAGGGTGGCGAGAGCGAGGAGCTGCTCGGCCGCTGGCGGCGCAGCCGCGGAATCGGCGGCGAGGTGGTCATCGCCACGAAGCTCGGCGCCCGTCCGCTCGCGCCCGGCACCAGCTATGTGGACAACCCGGAAGGGCTGTCGGCCAAGGTGATCCGCGAGTCCGCCGAGCGCAGCCGGGAGCGCCTCGGCGTCGAGCGGATCGACCTGCTCTACGCCCACATCGAGGACCGGACGATCCCGATGCGGGAGACCGTGGAGGGCTTCGCCGAGTTGGTCGCCGAGGGCACGGTGGGGCTGCTGGGCGCCAGCAACCACCGCGCCTGGCGGGTCGAGCGGGCCCGTGCGCTCGCCGCCGCGGCCGGCCTGCCCGGGTACGAGGTGCTCCAGTACCACCGCAGCTACCTGCCCCGGCGGCTGGACGTGCCGAGCGAGCTGGACCCGGACGGCGACGTCGGCTGGGTCGGCCCCGACCTGCTCAGCTACCTGCGCACGGAGCCGCAGCTCACGCTGGTCGCGTACTCGCCGCTGCTGAAGGGCGCGTACGTCCGGCCGGAGCGGCTCGGCGAGGAGTACGTGGTGCCCGCCACCCCGGCCCGGCTGGCGGCGTTGCGGGCGGTGGCCGCCGAGACCGGTGCCACAGTCAACCAGGTGGTGCTGGCCTGGCTGACGGGCGGGGACATCCCGTCGATCCCGCTCGTCGGTCTCTCCTCGGTGGCGCAGCTGGAGGAGAGCCTTGCCGCCGTCGACCTGGAGCTGACCGCCGAGCAGCGGACCCGGCTGGACTCGGTGCGCTGA
- a CDS encoding aldo/keto reductase gives MAQNDIPDIALNDGNTIPQLGFGVFQIEPKDTARAVGTALEVGYRHIDTAQMYGNEAEVGQALRASGLDRGEVFVTSKLNNGFHRPDDARKAFEQSLRELKFDYLDLFLIHWPLPTRYDGDFVSTWKVLEELRDAGTVRSIGVSNFQVAHLERLAAEADVVPAVNQIEAHPYLGNEEVRAYDKAHGILTEAWSPIAQGKVLDDPTVVDVAEQVDRTPAQVVLRWHVQRGDIVFPKSTTPKRIEENFAIFDFTLDDTAMERLTSLDRGEAGRTGPNPDEFDYIPS, from the coding sequence ATGGCCCAGAACGACATTCCGGACATCGCACTCAACGACGGCAACACCATCCCGCAGCTCGGCTTCGGCGTCTTCCAGATCGAGCCGAAGGACACCGCGCGAGCCGTCGGCACCGCGCTGGAGGTCGGCTACCGGCACATCGACACCGCCCAGATGTACGGCAACGAGGCCGAGGTGGGTCAGGCGCTGCGTGCCTCCGGGCTGGACCGCGGCGAGGTCTTCGTCACCAGCAAGCTGAACAACGGCTTCCACCGCCCGGACGACGCCCGCAAGGCGTTCGAGCAGTCGCTGCGGGAGCTGAAGTTCGACTACCTGGACCTGTTCCTGATCCACTGGCCGCTGCCCACCCGCTACGACGGCGACTTCGTCTCCACCTGGAAGGTGCTGGAGGAGCTGCGTGACGCGGGCACGGTCCGGTCGATCGGCGTGTCCAACTTCCAGGTCGCCCACCTGGAGCGGCTGGCCGCCGAGGCGGACGTGGTGCCGGCGGTCAACCAGATCGAGGCGCACCCCTACCTCGGCAACGAGGAGGTGCGGGCGTACGACAAGGCGCACGGCATCCTCACCGAGGCGTGGTCGCCGATCGCGCAGGGCAAGGTGCTCGACGACCCGACAGTCGTCGACGTGGCCGAGCAGGTCGACCGGACCCCGGCCCAGGTGGTGCTGCGCTGGCACGTGCAGCGCGGCGACATCGTCTTTCCGAAGTCGACCACGCCGAAGCGGATCGAGGAGAACTTCGCGATCTTCGACTTCACGCTCGACGACACCGCGATGGAGCGGCTCACCTCGCTGGACCGGGGCGAGGCCGGCCGGACGGGCCCGAACCCGGACGAGTTCGACTACATCCCGAGCTGA
- a CDS encoding endonuclease, giving the protein MNMKRVTRSRPGRLIAAVVLAVAVGIPLGVTGAASAATPLTVAQALAAQDGRTATVTGYVIGQPTATNTVLTSGFTADTAIALADQAGETGTGRMLYVQVTAAWRSTFGLLTNPSLRGRQVTATGALTAYFSHGGLKNPTAMSLGGGATPSPTPTPSPTGTAGPDAYYASAAGKTGPALRTALHGIIKVQTKLSYDQVWDALKDTDQDPANPANVVLLYSGRSQSKTSNGGGANDWNREHVWAKSHGDFGTATGPGTDVHHLRPEDVSVNSSRGNKDFDSGGGTVAEAPGCYTDADSFEPRDAVKGDVARMILYMAIRYEGGDGWPDLEPNDSVSNGSAPRLGRLSKLLAWNDQDPPDAFEKRRNQRIYERWQGNRNPFVDHPEWARSIWG; this is encoded by the coding sequence ATGAATATGAAGCGTGTCACCCGCTCGCGCCCCGGGCGGTTGATCGCGGCGGTCGTGCTCGCCGTCGCGGTCGGTATCCCGCTCGGCGTGACCGGCGCCGCGTCGGCCGCGACACCCCTGACCGTGGCGCAGGCGCTCGCCGCCCAGGACGGCCGGACGGCCACCGTCACCGGCTACGTCATCGGCCAGCCCACCGCCACCAACACGGTGCTCACGTCCGGCTTCACCGCCGACACCGCGATCGCCCTCGCCGACCAGGCCGGCGAGACCGGCACCGGCCGGATGCTGTACGTGCAGGTGACGGCCGCCTGGCGGAGCACCTTCGGGCTGCTCACCAACCCGTCGCTGCGAGGGCGGCAGGTGACCGCGACCGGCGCGCTCACCGCGTACTTCAGCCACGGCGGGCTGAAGAACCCGACCGCGATGAGCCTCGGCGGCGGCGCCACGCCGAGCCCCACGCCGACCCCGAGCCCGACCGGCACCGCCGGGCCGGACGCGTACTACGCGAGCGCGGCCGGCAAGACCGGGCCGGCGCTGCGCACCGCGCTGCACGGCATCATCAAGGTGCAGACGAAGCTCAGCTACGACCAGGTGTGGGACGCGCTCAAGGACACCGACCAGGATCCGGCCAACCCGGCGAACGTGGTCCTGCTCTACAGCGGACGGTCGCAGAGCAAGACGAGCAACGGCGGCGGCGCGAACGACTGGAACCGGGAGCACGTCTGGGCCAAGTCGCACGGCGACTTCGGCACCGCCACCGGGCCCGGCACCGACGTGCACCACCTGCGCCCGGAGGACGTGTCGGTCAACTCGTCGCGCGGCAACAAGGACTTCGACTCGGGCGGCGGCACGGTGGCCGAGGCGCCCGGCTGCTACACCGACGCCGACTCGTTCGAGCCGCGCGACGCGGTCAAGGGCGACGTGGCCCGCATGATCCTCTACATGGCGATCCGGTACGAGGGTGGCGACGGCTGGCCGGACCTGGAACCGAACGACTCGGTCTCCAACGGCTCCGCGCCCCGGCTCGGGCGGCTGTCGAAGCTGCTGGCCTGGAACGACCAGGATCCGCCGGACGCCTTCGAGAAGCGCCGCAACCAGCGCATCTACGAGCGCTGGCAGGGCAACCGCAACCCGTTCGTCGACCACCCCGAGTGGGCACGGTCGATCTGGGGTTGA
- a CDS encoding LysR substrate-binding domain-containing protein has protein sequence MDLLRHLRHFVVVARELHFGRAAETLGMAQPPLSQSIQRLERELGVTLFDRSQRQVGLTTAGQLLLGEADELLAGERRLRHLAERVRRGALGVLRAGVPPETPAVTLRALLDALAARAPGLALDLHELTSAEQHRMLADGRLDVGLLHHPVDGAGLRFGEPVDVPVGVLLPRASPLARPREIALADLAGMDLVTAPPVTAPGWHEHLLTVCRQHGFAPARVRPARNPEFLFGLLLAGGAVAVEPAALARREPRVAWRPITGTPLVRRISAAWPIRAAHPAAPMFGHLATETLAAPDEPGGPTLLAPAARPWPVLFEAGRDEKLAR, from the coding sequence ATGGACCTGCTGCGGCACCTGCGGCATTTCGTGGTGGTCGCCCGGGAACTGCACTTCGGCCGGGCCGCCGAGACGCTGGGCATGGCACAGCCGCCGCTGAGCCAGTCGATCCAGCGGTTGGAGCGGGAGCTGGGCGTCACCCTGTTCGACAGGTCACAGCGCCAGGTCGGCCTCACCACCGCCGGCCAGTTGCTGCTCGGCGAGGCCGACGAGCTGCTGGCCGGTGAACGCCGGCTGCGTCACCTCGCCGAGCGGGTCCGCCGGGGCGCGCTCGGGGTGCTGCGCGCCGGCGTACCCCCGGAGACCCCGGCCGTGACGTTGCGCGCGCTGCTCGACGCGCTCGCGGCCCGCGCGCCCGGGCTCGCCCTCGATCTGCACGAACTGACGAGCGCCGAGCAGCACCGGATGCTCGCGGACGGGCGGCTGGACGTCGGCCTGCTGCACCATCCGGTCGACGGGGCCGGGCTGCGCTTCGGTGAGCCGGTGGACGTACCGGTGGGTGTGCTGCTGCCCCGGGCCTCGCCGCTGGCCCGGCCGCGGGAGATCGCGCTCGCCGATCTGGCCGGCATGGATCTGGTCACCGCGCCACCGGTCACCGCGCCCGGCTGGCACGAGCATCTGCTGACCGTGTGCCGGCAGCACGGTTTCGCCCCGGCCCGGGTCCGCCCCGCGCGCAACCCGGAGTTCCTGTTCGGTCTGCTCCTGGCCGGCGGCGCGGTCGCCGTCGAGCCCGCCGCGCTGGCCCGCCGGGAACCACGTGTCGCGTGGCGACCGATCACCGGTACGCCGCTGGTCCGGCGGATCTCCGCGGCCTGGCCGATCCGGGCGGCGCACCCGGCCGCGCCGATGTTCGGCCACCTCGCCACCGAGACGCTCGCCGCGCCCGACGAACCGGGCGGGCCGACGCTCCTCGCCCCGGCGGCCCGGCCGTGGCCGGTGCTGTTCGAGGCCGGCCGGGACGAAAAGTTGGCCCGCTGA
- a CDS encoding serine hydrolase, producing the protein MDVAERIGEIFGPAGVRGCLHVVDVDDPAGGEVALRADEQIVIASVFKIMVVLEFARQAAAGQLDPTERVLVGAADRLGGWGVAGCADDVEVSLRDLAYLAMSVSDNTAADLLLRRIGADVLPMLAAELDLPRTRIVGGPRQLVETMLSDVGARTEADFARIFPTLSPERVRAMRVFDPEHTSSSTARELTRLLRLVWRDEAGPAPACAMVRELMARQLFWTRLAAGFPPGVRVAGKTGTLPGLHLEAGVAEYPDGRRYAIAVAVRTERLAARRIDVDLAMGEAARTAVDSLR; encoded by the coding sequence GTGGATGTGGCGGAACGGATCGGGGAGATCTTCGGGCCGGCCGGGGTGCGGGGTTGCCTGCACGTCGTGGACGTGGACGACCCGGCCGGCGGTGAGGTGGCGCTGCGCGCCGACGAGCAGATCGTCATCGCCTCCGTCTTCAAGATCATGGTGGTGCTGGAGTTCGCCCGGCAGGCGGCCGCCGGCCAGCTCGACCCGACCGAACGGGTGCTCGTCGGTGCCGCCGACCGGCTCGGCGGCTGGGGCGTGGCCGGCTGCGCCGACGACGTGGAGGTCTCCCTGCGCGACCTCGCGTACCTGGCCATGTCGGTGAGTGACAACACGGCGGCCGACCTGCTCCTGCGCCGGATCGGGGCGGACGTGCTGCCGATGCTGGCCGCGGAGCTGGACCTGCCGCGTACCCGGATCGTCGGCGGCCCCCGGCAACTCGTCGAGACGATGCTCTCCGACGTGGGCGCACGCACCGAGGCGGACTTCGCGCGGATCTTCCCCACCCTGTCGCCCGAACGGGTCCGCGCGATGCGGGTCTTCGACCCCGAGCACACCAGCTCCAGCACCGCCCGCGAGCTGACCCGGCTGCTCCGTCTGGTGTGGCGGGACGAGGCCGGCCCGGCGCCCGCGTGCGCCATGGTCCGGGAGCTGATGGCACGGCAGCTCTTCTGGACCCGGCTGGCCGCCGGCTTCCCACCCGGGGTCCGGGTCGCCGGGAAGACCGGCACCCTGCCGGGACTGCACCTCGAAGCGGGCGTCGCGGAGTACCCCGACGGCCGCAGGTACGCGATCGCGGTGGCGGTACGTACCGAACGGCTGGCCGCCCGCCGGATCGACGTGGACCTGGCGATGGGGGAGGCGGCCCGGACAGCCGTCGATTCATTGCGTTGA